The following are from one region of the Poecilia reticulata strain Guanapo linkage group LG7, Guppy_female_1.0+MT, whole genome shotgun sequence genome:
- the cacna1sb gene encoding calcium channel, voltage-dependent, L type, alpha 1S subunit, b has product MATNADAAKPVIMNEEELKKKQREKLKRLQATGGNPRPARTLFLFSLKNPFRKACINIVEWKTFEIIILLTIFANCVALAVFLPMPEEDSNNTNANLESLEYIFLIIFTFECFMKIIAYGLVFHEGAYLRNCWNILDFVIVFMGLFTFGLDTINMIAGVEKEKGGGFDMKALRAFRVLRPLRLVSGVPSLQVVMNSILKAMLPLLHIALLVFLLVTIYAIMGLELFKCKMHKTCYYTGTNIYAAAEGELPAPCAQAGNGRRCMINGSECRPNWEGPNNGITHFDNIGFAMLTVYQCITMEGWTKVLYWVNDAIGNEWPWLYFVPLILLGSFFVLNLVLGVLSGEFTKEREKARSRGEYQKLRERQQLDEDLHGYMEWITHAEVLDADREGKGLLPLTSGDSDTDSLYDLEGKSRIIYYYRLGLRWNRFFRMKCLIYVKTKSFYWAVMFLVFLNTLTIATEFHHQPDSLTSLQDVASRVLLVLFVFEMLVKMYALGPRAYFMSLFNRFDFFVVLCGILEMIMLSAGAVAPLGFSVLRCIRLLRIFKVTKYWTSLSNLVASLLNSVRSIASLLLLLFLFIVIFSLLGMQVFGGKFNFDYNRPRRSNFDNFPQALISVFQILTGEEWTNIMYNGIMAYGGPEIPGILVSIYFIILFVCGNYILLNVFLAIAVDNLAEAESLTSAQKEKAEEKMRKKLLRSKMPEKTDEERERIAKKLAEQRAKMEGMPTTAKLKIDEFESNVNEVKDPFPPADFPGDDEEEEPEIPISPRPRPMADLQLKEEAVPLPEASSFFIFGPQNKFRKLCYKIINASSFTNLILLFILLSSISLAAEDPIDPKSYRNQILAYADIVFTTVFTIEIVLKMTVYGAFMHEGSFCRNSFNILDLIVVTVSLLSMGMESSAISVVKILRVLRVLRPLRAINRAKGLKHVVQCVFVAIKTIGNIVLVTMLLNFMFACIGVQLFKGKFYSCTDPTKVTAEECQGYHLKHMENSLQDTVLAKRQWINSDFNFDNVLNGMLALFTVSTFEGWPKLLYRAIDSAEEDMGPVYNNRVDVSIFFIIYIILIAFFMMNIFVGFVIVTFQEQGEQEYKNCELDKNQRQCVQYALKARPLRCYIPKNPYQYRVWYIVTSCYFEYLMFFLIMLNTLCLGMQHCNQSNYVTKLSDTLNLIFTVLFTVEMILKLMAFKVRGYFGDPWNVFDFIIVIGSVVDVILSEVDAALDSSGGLYCLHGCAETDPMEEIAASENASVSITFFRLFRVMRLVKLLNRSEGIRNLLWTFIKSFQALPHVALLIVMLFFIYAVIGMQIFGKVSLKDGTQINRNNNFQTFPQAVLMLFRCATGEAWQDVMMASMYGKKCDPMSDFLPGEEYTCGSNFAVFYFLSFYCLCAFLILNLFVAVIMDNFDYLTRDWSLLGPHHLDEFKKIWAEYDPEATGRIKHLDVVTLLRRIQPPLGFGKFCPHRAACKRLVGMNMPLNSDGTVTFNATLFALVRTALKIKTEGNFEQANEELRAIIKKIWKRTSMKLLDQVIPPIGDDEVTVGKFYATFLLQDHLRKFLKRQEEYYGYRPSKKSTSGPEIQAGLRSIEEEAAPEMHRAISGDLQNEEEMDGAMDEAAEETIYQRSHGLFGNRVESFSAEAADAQSSQMTHQRPLQFSESQSESPPNSSALAPGADFFPTTAPKSNTNNNAFAEFFFDREASPDEFYNPSEDEEPDPRHSWNFTVKTNKTQFPYEPEWMESRSRSSKTAADQLVQEALEMGGLASLSKDPAFVSVTKKEMADAMHMPVSEMEGVARGILSERSDSVPSVKKRRPVPVPPPVPAGGGQRPGQPEPAVRKKRRPVPTVPSRKKQDDSEV; this is encoded by the exons GAAAGTCTGGAGTACATCTTCCTGATCATCTTCACGTTCGAGTGCTTCATGAAGATCATAGCGTATGGGCTGGTGTTCCATGAAGGGGCCTATTTAAGGAACTGTTGGAACATATTGGACTTTGTCATCGTTTTCATGGG ACTCTTCACCTTTGGCTTGGATACCATAAACATGATCGCAGGAGTGGAGAAGGAAAAGGGTGGGGGGTTTGACATGAAGGCACTGAGAGCATTCAGAGTACTGCGACCCCTTCGACTTGTTTCAGGAGTACCAA GCCTTCAGGTGGTGATGAACTCCATCCTCAAAGCCATGCTGCCTCTGCTGCACATTGCCCTGTTGGTCTTCTTACTGGTCACCATCTACGCCATTATGGGACTGGAGTTGttcaaatgcaaaatgcataaGACCTGCTACTACACTGGCACAA ACATCTACGCAGCAGCAGAAGGTGAGCTGCCTGCTCCGTGTGCTCAGGCTGGAAACGGACGTCGCTGCATGATCAATGGCTCAGAGTGCAGGCCTAACTGGGAGGGTCCCAACAACGGCATCACTCACTTCGATAATATTGGCTTCGCAATGCTGACAGTTTACCAGTGCATCACCATGGAGGGATGGACTAAAGTCCTTTACTGG GTTAACGACGCTATCGGAAACGAATGGCCCTGGCTCTATTTCGTTCCTCTCATCTTGCTGGGCTCCTTCTTTGTGCTTAATCTTGTCCTGGGAGTTCTTAGTGG AGAGTTTACCAAAGAGCGAGAGAAGGCCAGGTCACGAGGAGAGTATCAGAAGTTGAGAGAGCGACAGCAGCTGGATGAAGACCTCCATGGCTACATGGAGTGGATCACTCATGCTGAAGTCCTGGATGCTGACAGAGAAGGCAAAG GCCTTCTGCCTCTCACCAGTGGGGACTCTGACACAGACAGCCTGTATGACTTGGAAGGAAAGAGTCGCATCATCTACTATTA cCGGCTGGGACTTCGCTGGAACCGTTTCTTCAGGATGAAGTGTCTGATTTATGTGAAAACCAAGAGCTTTTATTGGGCTGTGATGTTCCTCGTATTCCTCAACACGCTGACCATAGCCACTGAGTTCCACCATCAGCCTGACTCCCTGACGTCTCTGCAAG ATGTAGCGAGTCGAGTCCTGCTGGTGCTGTTTGTCTTTGAGATGCTGGTGAAGATGTACGCTCTGGGACCCAGAGCCTACTTCATGTCGCTGTTTAACCGCTTCGACTTCTTCGTCGTGCTCTGCGGCATTCTGGAGATGATCATGTTGTCTGCAGGAGCTGTGGCTCCCCTGGGTTTCTCCGTGCTCAGGTGTATTCGGCTGCTGAGGATTTTCAAAGTCACAAA GTACTGGACCTCTCTGAGTAACCTGGTGGCCTCTCTCCTCAACTCCGTTCGCTCCATCGCTTCTctgctcctccttctcttcctctttattGTCATCTTCTCACTCCTGGGAATGCAGGTGTTTGGAGGAAAGTTCAACTTTGATTACAACCGTCCCAGGCGCAGTAACTTTGACAACTTTCCTCAGGCCCTGATTAGTGTATTTCAG ATCCTCACAGGAGAGGAATGGACCAACATCATGTACAATGGTATAATGGCATATGGAGGGCCTGAGATTCCTGGGATTCTGGTTTCCATCTATTTCATTATCCTTTTCGTCTGTGGAAACT ATATCCTCCTCAATGTCTTCTTGGCCATTGCGGTGGACAACCTGGCAGAGGCTGAGAGTCTGACTTCGGCTCAGAaggaaaaagcagaagagaagaTGAGAAAGAAGCTGCTAAG GTCCAAAATGCCTGAAAAGACTGatgaggagagggagaggataGCAAAGAAACTGGCTGAACAGAGGGCCAAAATGGAGGGAATGCCCACTACAGCCAAA ctcaaaATCGATGAATTTGAGTCAAATGTCAATGAAGTGAAGGATCCATTTCCACCTGCTGATTTCccag GCGACGACGAAGAGGAAGAACCTGAAATCCCAATCAGTCCTCGACCCCGACCGATGGCCGACCTGCAGCTCAAGGAAGAAGCCGTTCCTTTGCCAGAAGCTAGctccttttttatatttggtCCTCAGAACAA GTTCCGTAAGCTGTGTTACAAGATCATCAATGCTTCGTCCTTCACCaacctcatcctcctcttcatcctgctCTCGTCCATCTCGCTGGCAGCTGAAGATCCCATCGATCCTAAATCCTATAGAAACCAG ATCTTAGCCTACGCTGATATTGTCTTCACGACTGTTTTCACCATTGAGATTGTGTTGAAG ATGACCGTGTATGGTGCCTTCATGCACGAAGGCTCTTTTTGTCGTAACTCGTTCAACATCCTGGATCTGATTGTGGTCACAGTGTCACTCCTGTCTATGGGAATGGA ATCCAGCGCCATCTCTGTGGTGAAGATTCTCAGGGTGTTGAGGGTGCTGAGGCCACTCAGAGCCATCAACAGAGCAAAAGGTTTAAAG catgtggtccagtgtgtgtttgtggccATCAAGACCATCGGCAACATTGTCCTGGTCACCATGCTGCTGAATTTCATGTTTGCCTGCATCGGAGTGCAGCTCTTCAAG GGCAAATTCTACAGCTGCACAGACCCGACCAAAGTGACTGCAGAGGAATGCCA GGGATACCACTTGAAGCACATGGAGAACTCCCTGCAAGACACAGTTCTGGCGAAAAGACAGTGGATAAACAGTGACTTTAACTTTGACAACGTGCTCAACGGGATGCTGGCTCTGTTCACCGTCTCGACGTTTGAGGGCTGGCCCAA GCTTCTTTACAGAGCCATAGACTCAGCAGAAGAAGACATGGGTCCAGTCTACAACAACCGTGTGGACGTGTCCATCTTCTTCATTATCTACATCATTCTCATCGCCTTCTTCATGATGAACATCTTTGTGGGTTTTGTCATTGTCACCTTTCAGGAGCAGGGCGAGCAGGAGTACAAAAACTGCGAGCTCGACAAGAACCAG CGTCAGTGCGTGCAGTACGCTCTGAAGGCTCGCCCTCTTCGCTGCTACATCCCAAAGAACCCGTACCAGTACAGAGTGTGGTACATCGTCACCTCGTGCTACTTTGAGTACCTCATGTTCTTCCTAATTATGCTGAACACATTGTGCTTGGGGATGCAG CACTGCAACCAGTCGAATTACGTTACCAAGCTGTCAGACACTCTGAACCTGATCTTCACCGTGCTCTTCACCGTGGAGATGATACTTAAGCTCATGGCCTTCAAAGTGAGG GGCTACTTTGGAGATCCCTGGAACGTCTTCGACTTCATCATAGTCATCGGTAGCGTCGTCGACGTCATCCTGAGTGAAGTTGAC GCCGCCCTGGACTCCAGTGGAGGACTGTACTGTCTTCATGGCTGTGCT GAGACAGATCCTATGGAAGAAATTGCG GCTTCTGAAAACGCCTCGGTCTCCATCACATTCTTCCGACTCTTCCGCGTCATGCGTCTAGTCAAGCTGCTGAACCGGTCAGAGGGCATCCGTAACCTGCTCTGGACCTTCATCAAGTCTTTCCAG GCTCTCCCTCATGTAGCTCTCCTCATCGTGATGCTCTTTTTCATTTACGCTGTGATCGGGATGCAG ATCTTTGGAAAGGTATCCTTAAAGGACGGCACCCAGATCAACCGCAACAACAACTTCCAGACATTCCCTCAGGCCGTTCTGATGTTATTCCG ATGTGCGACTGGTGAGGCTTGGCAGGATGTCATGATGGCGTCGATGTACGGGAAGAAGTGCGACCCCATGTCTGACTTCCTGCCAGGAGAGGAGTACACCTGCGGCTCCAACTTTGCTGTCTTCTACTTCCTCAGCTTCTACTGTCTCTGTGCCTTCCTG ATCCTCAATCTGTTTGTTGCTGTCATCATGGACAACTTTGACTATCTCACCCGTGATTGGTCTCTTCTTGGTCCACACCATCTGGACGAGTTCAAGAAAATCTGGGCAGAGTACGACCCCGAGGCCAC AGGGAGAATCAAACATCTGGATGTGGTGACGCTGCTGCGACGGATCCAGCCTCCGCTTGGCTTCGGCAAGTTCTGTCCTCATCGCGCTGCGTGCAAG CGTTTGGTTGGGATGAACATGCCCCTCAACAGCGATGGCACCGTCACGTTCAACGCCACCCTGTTCGCTCTGGTCAGGACGGCGCTAAAAATCAAAACCGAAG GAAACTTTGAGCAGGCCAATGAGGAGCTCAGAGCGATTATAAAGAAAATCTGGAAACGCACCAGCATGAAACTGCTGGACCAGGTTATCCCCCCTATAGGAG ATGACGAGGTGACTGTGGGGAAATTCTACGCAACGTTTCTGCTCCAAGACCATCTCCGGAAGTTTCTGAAACGCCAGGAGGAGTATTACGGCTACCGTCCGTCAAAGAAGAGCACCTCGGGTCCAGAGATTCAG GCGGGTTTGAGGAGCATAGAGGAAGAAGCAGCTCCGGAGATGCACAGGGCAATTTCAGGAGACTTGCAGAACGAGGAAGAAATGGACGGAGCGATGGACGAGGCTGCAGAAGAAACCATTTATCAG CGCTCTCACGGTCTGTTCGGCAACCGAGTCGAATCCTTCTCCGCCGAGGCCGCCGACGCTCAGAGCTCCCAGATGACCCACCAGCGGCCCCTCCAGTTCTCAGAGAGCCAGTCCGAGTCTCCGCCCAACTCCTCCGCCCTGGCGCCCGGCGCGGACTTTTTCCCCACGACGGCACCaaagagcaacacaaacaacaacgCCTTCGCAGA ATTTTTCTTCGACAGAGAAGCCAGTCCAGATGAGTTCTATAATCCCTCTGAGGACGAGGAACCAG acCCAAGACACTCCTGGAActtcacagtaaaaacaaacaaaacacag TTCCCTTACGAGCCTGAGTGGATGGAGAGTCGGAGTCGGAGCTCAAAGACTGCAGCCGATCAGCTTGTTCAGGAG GCCCTTGAAATGGGCGGTCTGGCCTCCCTGTCCAAAGATCCTGCTTTTGTCTCCGTAACCAAGAAGGAGATGGCCGACGCCATGCATATGCCCGTTTCAGAGATGGAGGGCGTGGCGAGGGGCATCCTCAGCGAACGCTCCGACAGCGTCCCCTCTGTCAAAAAACGACGTCCCGTCCCCGTCCCTCCACCCGTCCCTGCTGGAGGGGGACAAAGACCCGGCCAGCCGGAGCCGGCTGTCAGAAAGAAGAGACGTCCGGTTCCTACAGTTCCTAGCCGAAAGAAACAAGATGACTCCGAAGTTTAG